A genomic region of Desulfonatronum thiodismutans contains the following coding sequences:
- the mrtJ gene encoding JDVT-CTERM system glutamic-type intramembrane protease MrtJ: MQAVERKAWFRDPWLYAALALAPTAWLLPAPVVSVALWRMGLLALAEEVVFRGLLQEWLRGRATFLRSWGPLTLANLVASACFAAAHLLAQPPLWAAAVFFPSLIFGWIWDRHGRILPCVLVHFGYNLFFFHRF; the protein is encoded by the coding sequence GTGCAAGCTGTAGAACGGAAAGCGTGGTTTCGGGACCCGTGGCTCTACGCCGCCCTGGCTCTGGCCCCCACGGCCTGGCTTTTGCCTGCCCCCGTGGTTTCCGTAGCCCTGTGGAGAATGGGGCTGCTGGCTCTGGCCGAGGAAGTGGTGTTCCGGGGACTGCTGCAGGAGTGGCTGCGCGGGCGCGCGACGTTTTTACGGAGCTGGGGGCCGCTGACCCTGGCCAACCTTGTCGCGTCGGCCTGTTTCGCCGCGGCGCACCTGCTTGCCCAGCCACCACTTTGGGCCGCGGCTGTGTTTTTCCCCTCCCTGATTTTTGGATGGATTTGGGACAGGCACGGGCGCATCCTGCCCTGCGTCCTGGTGCATTTTGGCTATAACCTTTTCTTTTTCCACCGATTTTAA
- a CDS encoding secondary thiamine-phosphate synthase enzyme YjbQ codes for MQELTIRTPQREVMVDVTAQVQDIVRNHEFQDGMLVLFCPHTTAGLTINENADPTVPRDILATLRRLVPHQGDYQHAEGNSDAHVKTSLLGSDLRVLVEEGRLLLGLWQGVFLAEFDGPRSRTIWLKWFSSARPA; via the coding sequence ATGCAGGAATTGACCATCCGGACCCCACAACGCGAAGTCATGGTGGACGTCACGGCCCAGGTGCAGGACATTGTCCGCAATCACGAATTTCAGGACGGCATGCTCGTGCTGTTTTGTCCGCATACCACCGCCGGATTGACCATCAACGAGAACGCCGATCCCACCGTGCCTCGGGATATTTTAGCGACCTTGCGGCGTCTGGTCCCGCATCAAGGCGACTACCAGCACGCCGAAGGCAACAGCGACGCCCACGTCAAGACCTCGCTGCTGGGCTCGGACCTGCGTGTTCTGGTCGAGGAGGGGCGATTGCTGCTGGGCCTCTGGCAGGGCGTCTTTCTGGCGGAATTCGACGGTCCGCGTTCCCGCACGATTTGGCTGAAGTGGTTTTCTTCCGCGAGACCGGCCTGA
- a CDS encoding TRAP transporter small permease, translating to MFLKSLRYVYDNFEEVFCALSVGTMVACLMIQVGVRWATGSGMAWTEELSRYSFLWTVFVGAALVAKHGTHVRITAQYLLMPLKVRLAFRMFTDLLWVCFNLYIAWLSWNVIQSNLLFPELSPVLGIVRAYVEMIIPFGFALMSWRIIEGYITHWRRGTLLSLVEQVQ from the coding sequence ATGTTTTTGAAAAGTCTACGTTACGTCTATGACAATTTCGAGGAAGTATTCTGCGCCCTGAGCGTGGGGACCATGGTCGCCTGTCTGATGATCCAGGTCGGGGTGCGCTGGGCCACCGGGTCCGGCATGGCCTGGACCGAAGAGCTGAGCCGGTATTCCTTTCTGTGGACGGTGTTCGTGGGCGCGGCCCTGGTGGCCAAGCACGGAACCCACGTTCGGATCACGGCCCAGTACCTGCTCATGCCCCTGAAAGTCCGCTTGGCGTTTCGGATGTTCACGGATCTGCTCTGGGTCTGTTTCAACCTTTATATCGCCTGGTTGAGCTGGAACGTGATCCAGAGCAATTTGCTGTTTCCGGAACTCTCGCCGGTCCTGGGCATTGTCCGGGCCTACGTGGAAATGATCATTCCCTTCGGCTTCGCCTTGATGAGTTGGCGGATCATTGAAGGCTACATAACGCATTGGCGGCGGGGGACGCTCCTGTCGCTGGTGGAACAGGTTCAATAG
- a CDS encoding metallophosphoesterase family protein, which produces MSRLVGVISDTHGLLRPSALAALQGCELILHAGDVCGREILDALQTVRRTIFVRGNMDRPVAGEPMPKTEAVEFAGKRFYVLHDLYELDLDPKAAGVDAVIHGHTHTPDIAYKDGVLYLNPGSIGPKRFSLPISMAYIRIEDDAMHPELITLPE; this is translated from the coding sequence ATGAGTCGACTCGTCGGCGTGATCTCGGATACCCACGGCCTGTTGCGGCCCAGCGCCTTGGCCGCGCTGCAAGGCTGCGAGCTGATTCTTCATGCCGGGGACGTCTGCGGCCGGGAGATTCTCGACGCCTTGCAGACTGTCCGGCGCACCATCTTCGTCCGGGGCAACATGGATCGGCCCGTTGCAGGAGAACCGATGCCCAAAACCGAGGCCGTGGAATTCGCCGGGAAACGCTTTTACGTGCTTCACGACCTGTACGAACTGGACCTGGACCCCAAGGCCGCGGGCGTGGACGCCGTGATCCACGGCCATACCCACACCCCGGACATCGCCTACAAGGACGGCGTGCTGTATCTCAATCCGGGCAGCATTGGGCCGAAACGGTTCTCCCTGCCGATTTCCATGGCCTATATCCGCATCGAGGATGACGCCATGCACCCGGAACTGATCACGTTGCCGGAGTAG
- a CDS encoding universal stress protein, producing MVFFRETGLTGVYGVAVVPTTEVLLETMPDPNLSLRKLLICVSEDPALLHGARFVSNFFQPAEDLLIDLALTPQTDLAGDDPDRLSSPDALHWAVAMLEEKGFSITKARPEESGKPFLRISDIAKLADHHRYDAVVLGCRGIRRLEEHLNTAFKENVFDQSLDFPFWICREPDLTRSGVLLCVDGSKPGLCAADHVGMMCAPEQRHSICVAYLADPNRRDHRDEALILDNAVRMLRVNAVAESRISTKILVEADHAQGILREAERGRYAAVAVGRAGTGRGMMADRQFGSVSLRLSRELCGASLWVCGYPCKL from the coding sequence GTGGTTTTCTTCCGCGAGACCGGCCTGACCGGCGTTTACGGGGTTGCCGTCGTGCCCACCACGGAGGTTCTTCTGGAAACCATGCCCGATCCCAACCTGTCCCTTCGCAAATTGCTGATCTGCGTCAGCGAGGATCCGGCCCTGCTCCACGGGGCTCGTTTCGTGAGCAATTTCTTTCAACCCGCCGAGGATTTGCTGATCGACCTGGCTCTGACGCCCCAAACCGACCTGGCCGGGGACGATCCGGACCGGCTTTCCTCGCCCGACGCCCTGCATTGGGCCGTGGCCATGCTCGAGGAAAAGGGCTTCTCGATCACAAAAGCGCGGCCGGAGGAGTCTGGCAAGCCGTTTCTTCGCATTTCCGACATCGCCAAGTTGGCGGATCACCACCGCTACGACGCGGTGGTTCTCGGCTGCCGGGGGATTCGCCGCCTGGAAGAACATCTGAATACCGCGTTCAAAGAAAACGTTTTCGACCAGAGCCTGGATTTTCCTTTCTGGATCTGTCGGGAGCCGGATCTGACCAGATCCGGCGTCCTGCTCTGCGTGGACGGCTCCAAACCCGGCCTGTGCGCCGCGGATCACGTGGGCATGATGTGCGCCCCTGAGCAGCGTCACTCCATTTGCGTGGCCTACCTGGCCGATCCGAATCGACGGGACCACCGGGACGAAGCGTTGATTTTGGACAATGCCGTGCGCATGCTGCGGGTCAACGCCGTTGCTGAATCCCGAATATCCACCAAAATTCTCGTGGAAGCGGATCATGCTCAGGGCATTCTCCGGGAAGCCGAGCGGGGTCGCTACGCCGCCGTGGCCGTGGGGCGGGCCGGAACCGGTAGGGGAATGATGGCCGATAGGCAGTTCGGTTCTGTCAGCTTGCGACTGTCCCGTGAATTATGCGGCGCGAGCCTGTGGGTTTGCGGCTACCCGTGCAAGCTGTAG
- the selB gene encoding selenocysteine-specific translation elongation factor, which yields MAIIMGTAGHIDHGKTSLVKALTGIDCDRLQEEKKRGITIELGFAFLDLPGDVRLGVVDVPGHERFVKNMVAGAAGIDFVLLVIAADEGVMPQTREHLEICTLLGIRRGLVALTKVDMVEEEWLELVQEDVRAFLEPTFLAESPMMPVSAHKGIGLDELRLEIGGLAGEFHREPRSDVFRLPVDRIFTMRGHGTVATGTLISGALKVGDDLEIAPKGLKSKTRGLQVHGDSQERAEVGQRTAVNLHGLEVEDLERGMVLTHPGTLFPSTTWDLELTCLPSTPKALKHRTQIHFHHGTREILARVYFLDRDKLEPGQTAMTQVRFDEPMVGMYGDRCVLRSFSPLRTVAGGKLVNPLGRKVKRHSATVGRLGELAGAQGDQRILLQLELAGLSGLTFGQLRALTCLETKELEKQLQLLGGRQEAFLFEREDRTYVHGRLTQELCAGIVEHVGEFHRKEPMKQGVSRGALASGWGRKLHPKLFHFVLERTLKQGTLAADGDLFRLPEHKVSLASDQAKLRETILQAYDQGGLTPPNVKDVLGPLNLEMKEAAPVFRLLQEQGELVKVKEEMFFTSQALERIREMVRGFFRDNPEMEPSDFRTVTGLSRKFAIPLLEYLDKEKMTVRVGDKRRLRS from the coding sequence ATGGCGATCATCATGGGCACCGCGGGCCACATCGATCACGGCAAGACCAGTCTGGTCAAGGCCCTGACCGGTATCGACTGCGACCGACTACAAGAGGAGAAAAAGCGCGGCATTACCATCGAACTGGGCTTCGCGTTTCTGGATCTGCCCGGCGACGTCCGGCTGGGCGTGGTGGACGTGCCCGGACACGAACGGTTCGTGAAGAACATGGTGGCTGGGGCCGCGGGGATCGACTTCGTGTTGTTGGTGATCGCCGCGGACGAGGGCGTAATGCCTCAGACCCGTGAACACCTGGAAATCTGTACGCTGCTGGGCATCCGGCGCGGGCTGGTGGCCCTGACCAAGGTGGACATGGTGGAGGAGGAGTGGCTGGAGCTGGTCCAGGAGGACGTGCGCGCTTTTTTGGAGCCTACGTTTCTGGCCGAATCCCCGATGATGCCGGTTTCCGCGCACAAGGGGATCGGGCTTGACGAATTGCGGCTGGAAATCGGCGGACTGGCCGGAGAGTTTCACCGGGAGCCCCGCTCGGATGTGTTCCGGCTGCCCGTGGACCGGATCTTCACCATGCGCGGGCACGGCACCGTGGCCACGGGAACCCTGATTTCCGGGGCGCTCAAGGTGGGCGACGATCTGGAAATCGCGCCCAAGGGCCTGAAAAGCAAGACCCGGGGCTTGCAGGTCCACGGCGACTCTCAGGAGCGGGCCGAGGTGGGGCAGCGTACGGCGGTGAACCTGCACGGCCTGGAGGTGGAAGACCTGGAGCGAGGCATGGTCCTGACGCATCCCGGCACCCTGTTTCCCAGCACCACCTGGGACCTGGAGCTGACCTGCCTGCCTTCCACGCCCAAGGCTCTGAAACACCGCACTCAGATTCACTTTCACCACGGCACCCGGGAAATTCTGGCCAGGGTCTATTTTCTGGACCGGGACAAATTGGAACCGGGCCAGACGGCCATGACCCAGGTCCGATTCGATGAGCCCATGGTCGGGATGTACGGAGACCGCTGCGTGCTGCGTTCGTTCTCGCCGCTGCGCACCGTGGCCGGCGGCAAGCTGGTCAATCCTCTGGGCCGCAAGGTCAAGCGCCATTCGGCGACCGTTGGTCGGCTGGGAGAACTGGCCGGGGCCCAGGGAGATCAGCGCATCCTGCTTCAGCTCGAACTGGCTGGATTGTCCGGATTGACCTTCGGACAGTTGCGGGCCTTGACCTGCTTGGAAACCAAGGAATTGGAGAAGCAGCTCCAACTCTTGGGCGGCAGGCAGGAGGCCTTTCTGTTCGAACGGGAAGACCGGACGTATGTCCATGGTCGGCTGACCCAGGAACTCTGCGCGGGCATCGTGGAGCACGTCGGGGAGTTTCACCGCAAGGAACCCATGAAGCAGGGCGTTTCCCGCGGGGCACTGGCCTCGGGCTGGGGGCGGAAACTGCATCCCAAGCTGTTTCATTTCGTCCTGGAGCGGACATTGAAGCAGGGCACCCTGGCCGCGGACGGCGACCTGTTCCGCCTCCCCGAGCACAAGGTTTCCCTGGCCTCGGACCAGGCCAAACTGCGCGAGACGATCCTCCAAGCCTACGACCAGGGCGGCCTGACCCCGCCCAACGTCAAGGACGTCCTGGGTCCCCTGAACCTGGAGATGAAGGAGGCAGCTCCGGTCTTCCGCCTGCTTCAGGAACAGGGCGAGCTGGTCAAGGTCAAGGAGGAGATGTTTTTTACCTCACAGGCCCTGGAGCGGATCAGGGAGATGGTCAGGGGCTTTTTCCGGGACAACCCGGAAATGGAACCCTCGGATTTTCGAACCGTCACCGGCCTGTCCCGCAAATTCGCCATCCCGCTGTTGGAGTATCTGGACAAGGAAAAGATGACCGTGCGGGTAGGGGACAAGCGGCGGCTCCGGTCCTAG
- a CDS encoding TRAP transporter substrate-binding protein: MKRVLLTIVSLALLFGAFPASAADYPSMTIRAATANPDGSLHVTAINKFKEIVEAESDGKIKVQTFYGGSMGDEQANVRQLRTQEIHLAVLAVGNLTPFAPQANIYYLPYMFPGIDTAYTLLSDEPFNAKMADKIAQQSGTRPLSWLIGGYRHLTNSVRPVTTIGDLQGLKIRTPPVEIQMESFRSWGVEPHPLAWTETFNALQQGVIDGQENPHAVNRDQKFWEVQKYITQLHYLLWVGPMLVSEAWFQGLDQPVKDLITKAAADAARYEWEWAAEQDQLALQACLDNGMELHELEDEDVWMERARGLWPRFHEQVGGEEVINEALAVMAD; the protein is encoded by the coding sequence ATGAAACGAGTGCTTCTGACCATCGTGTCCCTGGCCCTGTTGTTTGGCGCATTCCCGGCGTCAGCGGCCGACTACCCCAGCATGACCATCCGGGCGGCCACGGCCAACCCTGACGGCAGCCTGCACGTGACGGCCATCAACAAATTCAAGGAGATCGTGGAGGCCGAGTCCGACGGCAAGATCAAGGTCCAGACCTTTTACGGCGGCTCCATGGGCGACGAGCAGGCCAATGTCCGCCAGCTGCGGACCCAGGAAATCCACCTGGCCGTTCTGGCCGTGGGCAATCTGACCCCTTTCGCCCCTCAGGCCAACATCTACTACCTGCCCTACATGTTCCCGGGCATCGACACGGCCTACACCCTGCTCAGCGACGAGCCCTTCAACGCCAAGATGGCCGACAAGATCGCCCAGCAGAGCGGCACCCGGCCCTTGTCCTGGCTGATCGGCGGATATCGCCACCTGACCAATTCCGTGCGCCCGGTGACCACCATCGGGGATCTCCAGGGCTTGAAAATTCGGACTCCCCCGGTGGAAATCCAAATGGAGAGCTTCCGCTCCTGGGGCGTGGAACCGCATCCCCTGGCCTGGACCGAAACCTTCAACGCCCTGCAGCAGGGAGTCATCGACGGCCAGGAAAACCCTCACGCCGTGAACCGGGACCAGAAGTTCTGGGAAGTCCAGAAATACATCACCCAGCTGCACTATCTGCTCTGGGTCGGCCCGATGCTGGTCAGCGAGGCCTGGTTTCAGGGTTTGGATCAGCCCGTGAAAGACCTGATCACCAAGGCTGCCGCTGATGCCGCCCGATATGAGTGGGAATGGGCCGCGGAGCAGGATCAACTCGCTCTGCAGGCGTGCCTGGACAACGGCATGGAACTCCATGAGCTGGAAGACGAGGACGTCTGGATGGAGCGAGCCCGCGGCCTGTGGCCCAGATTCCACGAGCAGGTGGGCGGCGAGGAAGTGATCAACGAGGCCCTGGCGGTCATGGCCGACTAA
- a CDS encoding sigma-54-dependent Fis family transcriptional regulator — MQKSKTQRLVVSHVLSKELVMELARATSRSTFFQSLSRLLQQQFNFDRLCINLYDPNSEMLSYFSAAEGTMVNSLSPVRKAEQNTVAGHVIATRKPVVITDIAQHFAESVLHPMAEAGLSTTMAFPLILNDEIVGTLHCSFVRKPDNLYGIMELFLELSPYVAVCLGALLALEHLEQGGTPSPLHLSCPLPEANETFIFESPKMRRFMAMVNKVAQLDIPVLLLGETGTGKTHLARYIHTVGKRAKQNFVRVNCPALSTSLFESEIFGHAKGAFTGASTKRIGRIELAHDGTLFLDEIAELSQEMQSKLLHVLDEQCFERVGESASLSVDARLVTATNVDVQQSMTQGKLRRDFYYRLSACTLELPPLRERPEDIPVLAGFFINQLCAQHGLPKPGMTMEMKNCLLEHHWPGNIRELRNVLSKILLRNCISGELTTEDIREVLNKEGDDIQKLESLQPATREAASGNDSPRTAPEPPSSGPDSPARLEDLERRHILETLRQTRGVVSGPKGAAALLGLPRSTLQHRMRKLGIDWSRGKR; from the coding sequence ATGCAGAAAAGCAAAACCCAGCGTCTCGTCGTTTCCCACGTCTTGAGCAAGGAATTGGTCATGGAACTCGCCAGGGCCACCTCCCGATCGACCTTTTTCCAATCCCTTTCGCGCCTGCTCCAACAGCAGTTCAACTTCGACCGACTGTGCATCAATCTTTACGACCCCAACAGTGAAATGCTCAGCTATTTTTCCGCGGCCGAGGGGACGATGGTCAATTCCCTGTCTCCCGTGCGCAAGGCTGAGCAGAACACCGTGGCCGGGCACGTGATCGCCACGCGCAAGCCGGTGGTGATCACGGACATTGCCCAGCATTTCGCCGAATCCGTGCTCCATCCCATGGCCGAAGCCGGGCTGAGCACAACCATGGCTTTTCCCTTGATCCTCAACGACGAGATTGTCGGCACCCTGCACTGCTCGTTTGTGCGCAAGCCGGACAATCTTTACGGAATCATGGAGTTGTTTCTGGAACTCAGCCCGTATGTGGCCGTCTGCCTGGGAGCCCTGCTGGCTTTGGAACACCTGGAACAGGGAGGAACGCCAAGCCCCCTGCACTTGTCCTGTCCGCTTCCCGAAGCTAACGAGACCTTCATTTTCGAGAGTCCAAAGATGCGGCGCTTCATGGCCATGGTGAACAAGGTTGCCCAACTGGACATCCCGGTATTGTTACTGGGTGAAACCGGAACCGGGAAAACCCACCTGGCCCGGTACATCCATACAGTCGGCAAGCGCGCCAAGCAGAATTTCGTCCGGGTCAACTGCCCGGCCTTGTCCACGAGCCTGTTTGAAAGCGAGATTTTCGGGCATGCCAAGGGCGCGTTCACCGGAGCGTCCACCAAGCGGATCGGCAGGATCGAACTGGCCCACGACGGGACCCTGTTTTTGGATGAAATAGCGGAATTGAGCCAGGAGATGCAGAGCAAGCTTCTGCATGTTCTGGATGAGCAGTGTTTCGAACGGGTCGGTGAAAGTGCGTCCCTGTCCGTGGACGCCCGCCTGGTGACCGCGACCAACGTGGACGTCCAGCAGAGCATGACCCAGGGCAAATTGCGCCGCGACTTCTATTATCGGCTCTCAGCATGCACGCTGGAGCTTCCTCCATTGCGTGAACGCCCGGAGGACATCCCGGTGCTGGCCGGGTTCTTCATCAACCAGCTTTGCGCCCAGCACGGCCTGCCCAAGCCGGGCATGACCATGGAGATGAAGAATTGCCTGCTGGAGCACCACTGGCCGGGCAATATCCGCGAACTGCGCAACGTTCTGAGCAAGATCCTGCTCCGGAACTGTATTTCTGGGGAACTGACCACCGAGGATATCCGCGAGGTCCTGAACAAAGAGGGTGACGACATTCAAAAGCTGGAAAGCCTCCAACCCGCCACCAGGGAAGCCGCTTCGGGAAACGATTCGCCCCGGACGGCGCCGGAGCCCCCCAGCTCCGGGCCGGACAGTCCCGCACGACTGGAGGACCTGGAGCGCCGACATATCCTCGAAACCCTGCGCCAAACCCGCGGCGTAGTCTCCGGCCCCAAAGGCGCGGCGGCCCTGCTCGGCCTGCCCCGCTCCACGCTCCAGCACCGAATGCGCAAGTTGGGGATTGATTGGAGCAGAGGGAAACGGTAA
- a CDS encoding glutaminyl-peptide cyclotransferase, with product MQRRRFLALAAGIATLTGMGALKLFPSRLLAQPEFPIPRQKTFRVINTFPHDPAAFTQGLLFHDGYLYESTGGWGSSSLRKVELTTGRVLRKRNLPPQYFGEGLALWGYRLIQVTWKSGTGFVYDLDTFDQLETFSYPGEGWGLTQDEQGLILSDGSHVLRRLDPYTFQETGRIAVHDQGRPLRGLNELEYIEGEIWAKIFPTDEMVRIDPGDGHVMARVDLSGIFGPRRRSSEAVPNGIAYDPEKQRIFVTGKLWPVLFEIEVVPRK from the coding sequence ATGCAGAGACGACGGTTTTTAGCCCTGGCCGCCGGCATTGCCACGCTGACGGGCATGGGGGCTTTGAAGCTGTTTCCCTCCCGACTGCTGGCCCAGCCTGAATTTCCCATCCCGCGCCAAAAGACCTTTCGGGTGATCAACACCTTTCCCCACGATCCCGCGGCCTTCACCCAGGGACTGCTGTTCCATGACGGGTATCTCTACGAAAGCACCGGAGGCTGGGGCTCATCCTCGCTGCGCAAGGTCGAGTTGACCACCGGGCGCGTGCTGCGCAAGCGGAACCTGCCGCCCCAATATTTCGGCGAGGGCTTGGCCCTTTGGGGCTATCGGCTGATTCAGGTCACCTGGAAGTCCGGCACCGGCTTTGTCTACGATCTGGACACTTTCGACCAGTTGGAGACCTTCTCCTACCCTGGCGAGGGCTGGGGGCTGACCCAGGACGAACAGGGGCTGATCCTCAGTGACGGCTCCCATGTCTTGCGTCGTCTTGATCCGTACACCTTCCAGGAAACCGGACGGATCGCGGTTCATGACCAGGGTCGGCCCCTGCGCGGACTGAACGAGCTGGAATACATCGAGGGCGAGATCTGGGCCAAGATTTTTCCCACGGACGAGATGGTCCGTATCGATCCAGGCGACGGGCACGTGATGGCCCGGGTCGATCTGAGCGGGATTTTCGGGCCGCGGCGAAGATCTTCGGAAGCCGTGCCCAACGGAATCGCCTACGACCCGGAGAAGCAGAGGATATTCGTGACCGGCAAGCTGTGGCCGGTGTTGTTTGAAATCGAAGTCGTTCCGAGGAAATGA
- a CDS encoding TRAP transporter large permease gives MEISVLAMVLLSLGAMFLLGMPVFMSLAVASAVALIYGGYLPMSVIHNSIFDGLNIFPLLAIPCFVIAGTLMEYGNITKQIVDVVKQLVGRMHGGLGVTTILACTFFAAISGSGPGTVAAVGTILVPAMIRSGYSKDYAASVASSGGTIGLLIPPSNPMIIYAILGNVSVTAMFTAGFLPGFIVGFSMCMTAWLVARKNGFGRSEEVAPFHLGTFLRTCVKSFFSLITPIIILGSIYTGLATPVEASVLAIAWALFVGFVINRALTFSAVYKSLLEGSLICGAVLLIVGTSTLFGRILTFEEAPQRLAALVLGVSEDPFMVLMMIVGVLVILGMFMETLSTIIILVPVLMPMIHMLGIDPIHFGVVLVLTNQVALSTPPLGVNLFVASRIANVSVERIAVGVLPYLVALFACILLISFFPKISTILPEIFLGYVAR, from the coding sequence ATGGAAATCAGTGTCTTGGCAATGGTCCTCCTGTCCCTGGGAGCCATGTTCCTGTTGGGCATGCCCGTGTTCATGAGCCTGGCCGTGGCTTCAGCCGTGGCCCTGATCTACGGGGGGTATCTGCCCATGTCCGTAATCCACAACTCCATTTTTGACGGCCTGAATATTTTTCCTCTGCTGGCCATTCCCTGCTTCGTGATCGCCGGAACCCTGATGGAGTACGGCAACATCACCAAGCAGATCGTGGACGTGGTCAAGCAGTTGGTGGGCCGGATGCACGGCGGCCTGGGCGTGACCACCATTCTGGCCTGCACCTTTTTCGCGGCCATTTCCGGGTCCGGCCCGGGTACGGTGGCCGCAGTGGGCACTATCCTGGTTCCAGCGATGATCCGGAGCGGCTACAGCAAGGATTACGCCGCGTCCGTGGCCTCATCGGGCGGAACCATCGGATTGCTGATCCCGCCCAGCAACCCGATGATCATCTACGCCATCCTGGGCAACGTCTCGGTCACGGCCATGTTCACCGCCGGGTTTCTGCCCGGATTCATCGTCGGCTTTTCCATGTGCATGACCGCGTGGCTGGTGGCCCGGAAAAACGGGTTTGGCCGGTCCGAAGAGGTCGCGCCATTTCATCTCGGCACCTTCTTGCGCACCTGCGTAAAAAGCTTTTTCTCGCTGATCACGCCGATAATCATCCTGGGTTCCATCTACACCGGGCTGGCCACTCCCGTGGAAGCCTCGGTCCTGGCCATTGCCTGGGCCCTGTTCGTCGGGTTTGTGATCAATCGCGCCCTGACATTCTCCGCGGTTTACAAATCACTGCTGGAAGGCTCCCTGATCTGCGGCGCGGTGCTGCTCATCGTGGGCACCTCCACCCTGTTCGGTCGCATTCTGACCTTCGAAGAGGCGCCGCAGCGTCTTGCCGCATTGGTCCTGGGGGTTTCCGAGGATCCGTTCATGGTTCTGATGATGATCGTCGGCGTGCTGGTCATTCTGGGCATGTTCATGGAAACGCTGTCCACGATCATTATCCTCGTGCCGGTGCTCATGCCCATGATCCACATGCTGGGCATTGATCCGATTCACTTTGGAGTGGTCCTCGTGCTGACCAACCAAGTGGCCTTGTCCACGCCGCCGCTGGGGGTGAACCTCTTTGTGGCCTCGCGAATAGCCAATGTTTCGGTGGAGCGGATCGCGGTGGGGGTGCTGCCGTATCTGGTGGCTCTGTTCGCCTGCATCTTGTTGATTTCCTTTTTCCCGAAAATCTCCACCATCCTGCCCGAAATTTTCCTGGGGTACGTCGCCAGATAA
- a CDS encoding NAD(P)-dependent oxidoreductase: MQIGFIGAGLMGGPLARNLIRAGKDVLVYDLSAEAIQRTLDAGTSGKAATDISNLSGCDVVFSSLPLPQHVTGVMLGDGGLYAKMKKGATHIELSTIDPGTSNELKAAAEKHGLGYLQCTLGKTPAHAEKAEEPMFIGGDKALVDKLGDIFKIIGIPNYVGSVDAACAVKLISNMIGMTNLAVLAEGIRVGDKAGLDRKLLLELLTDTGARSFQMDVRGPWIANDDYAPRFGLDLALKDVRLGLEMARVWGQDLKAMEAALEYYKQASAEGFGKEDCNAVIKAVGK; the protein is encoded by the coding sequence ATGCAGATTGGATTCATCGGTGCCGGCCTCATGGGAGGCCCCTTGGCCAGGAACCTGATTCGCGCCGGGAAGGACGTTCTGGTGTACGACCTGAGCGCCGAGGCCATTCAACGGACCCTGGACGCGGGGACAAGCGGCAAGGCCGCCACGGATATCTCGAACTTGAGCGGTTGCGACGTGGTTTTCTCCAGTCTGCCCCTGCCCCAACACGTTACGGGCGTGATGCTCGGAGACGGCGGCCTGTACGCCAAGATGAAAAAAGGGGCCACGCACATTGAGCTGTCCACCATAGATCCCGGCACATCCAACGAGTTGAAGGCCGCGGCTGAGAAGCACGGCCTGGGCTACCTCCAGTGCACTCTGGGCAAGACCCCTGCCCATGCTGAAAAGGCCGAGGAGCCCATGTTTATCGGCGGAGACAAGGCCTTGGTGGACAAACTCGGCGACATTTTCAAGATCATCGGCATTCCCAACTACGTGGGCTCCGTTGACGCGGCCTGCGCCGTGAAGCTGATTTCCAACATGATCGGGATGACCAATCTGGCCGTCTTGGCCGAAGGCATCCGGGTCGGGGACAAGGCCGGGCTGGATCGCAAGCTGCTGCTGGAACTGCTCACGGACACCGGGGCGCGCAGCTTTCAGATGGATGTTCGCGGCCCGTGGATCGCCAACGACGACTATGCGCCGCGCTTCGGCCTGGATCTGGCCCTGAAGGACGTTCGTCTCGGCCTGGAAATGGCCCGAGTCTGGGGTCAGGATTTGAAAGCCATGGAAGCGGCCCTGGAGTACTACAAGCAGGCCAGCGCCGAGGGATTCGGCAAAGAGGACTGCAATGCGGTGATCAAGGCCGTCGGCAAGTAG